The proteins below are encoded in one region of Phaseolus vulgaris cultivar G19833 chromosome 1, P. vulgaris v2.0, whole genome shotgun sequence:
- the LOC137814728 gene encoding WD repeat-containing protein GTS1, which yields MESSAAMDVEEQPSPNPTNVKRFGLKNSIQTNFGDDYVFQIVPKDDWSAMAVSLSTNAVKLYSPMAGQYFGECKGHTATINQILFSGTSHHQVLCSCSSDGTVRAWDTRTFQQVSCINAGSSQEVFSFSLGGTSGNLVAAGCKSQILFWDWRNMKQIACLEDSHVEDVTQVHFVPNEQGKLISASVDGLICTFDTTGDINDDDHLDSVINMGTSIAKVGIFGESYQKLWCLTHIETLGIWNWKDGRNEGNFSDARTLASESWNLDHVDYFIDCHYYRESEKLWVIGGTNAGTMGYFPVNYKGVATIGAAEAILEGGHTSVVRSVLPMSKIHSNSPTQGIFGWTGGEDGRLCCWLSDHSSESNRSWISSTLITRPEKTRKKNRHQPY from the exons ATGGAGAGCAGTGCGGCCATGGATGTTGAGGAGCAACCTTCACCCAACCCCACTAACGTAAAACGCTTCGGCCTTAAAAACTCTATTCAAACTAACTTCGGCGACGACTATGTTTTCCAAATTGTCCCAAA GGATGATTGGAGTGCAATGGCGGTTTCACTGTCAACGAACGCAGTGAAACTATATTCACCTATGGCGGGTCAATATTTCGGAGAGTGCAAGGGTCACACCGCAACCATCAATCAGATTTTATTTTCGGGTACTTCACATCACCAAGTTTTGTGTTCGTGTTCTTCTGATGGCACTGTCAGAGCTTGGGACACACGCACATTTCAGCAG GTTTCTTGCATCAATGCTGGTTCTTCGCAGGAGGTTTTCAGCTTCTCTCTTGGAGGAACTAGTGGGAATTTAGTTGCTGCCGGGTGTAAATCGCAG ATACTGTTCTGGGATTGGAGAAATATGAAGCAAATTGCATGCCTGGAAGACTCCCATGTGGAAGATGTCACTCAG GTTCATTTTGTCCCCAACGAACAAGGAAAGCTTATTTCTGCTTCAGTAGATGGGTTGATCTGCACATTTGATACTACTGGAGATATCAATGATGATGATCATCTAGATTCA GTGATTAATATGGGGACTTCAATTGCAAAGGTGGGGATTTTTGGAGAGAGTTACCAGAAGCTTTGGTGTTTAACACATATTGAAACCCTGGG TATCTGGAACTGGAAAGATGGTAGAAATGAAGGAAACTTCTCAGATGCACGTACTTTAGCTTCCGAAAGTTGGAATTTGGATCAT GTAGACTATTTCATTGATTGTCACTACTACAGAGAATCTGAAAAACTATGGGTGATTGGTGGCACTAATGCTGGTACTATGGGCTACTTTCCTGTAAATTACAAAGGGGTGGCAACAATTGGAGCTGCAGAAGCAATTCTTGAAGGTGGGCACACAAGTGTTGTTAGGAGTGTTTTACCCATGTCAAAAATTCATTCTAATAGTCCTACCCAAGGCATTTTTGGATGGACTGGTGGGGAAGATGGTCGACTATGTTGTTGGCTCTCTGATCATTCCTCTGAATCAAATCGATCTTGGATTTCAAGCACATTGATTACGAGGCCAGAAAAAACTCGCAAGAAAAATCGTCATCAACCCTACTAG
- the LOC137814735 gene encoding uncharacterized protein OsI_027940 isoform X2 has protein sequence MSRHPEVKWAQRVDKVFVTVQLADSKNAKVDLTPEGVFTFSGSAGSEDHQYELKLELFEKVNVEESKINVGVRSIFCVVQKAEIGWWKRFLRAEGKTPHYVKVDWDKWVDEDEEEGSGEPDLGGMDFSKFGGDAMDDIDESDDEEQEVSKPVEVDAAEASTETKEAAPST, from the exons ATGAG TCGTCATCCCGAGGTTAAGTGGGCTCAGAGAGTTGACAAGGTCTTTGTCACGGTGCAATTGGCTGATTCAAAAAATGCGAAAGTGGATCTTACTCCTGAAGGCGTTTTTACCTTCTCTGGCAGTGCTGGCTCTGAAGACCACCAGTATGAACTAAAACTGGAGCTCTTTGAGAAGGTTAATGTAGAG GAGAGCAAAATTAATGTAGGAGTGCGAAGCATATTCTGTGTAGTGCAGAAGGCAGAAATTGGATGGTGGAAAAGGTTTCTGCGTGCAGAAGGCAAGACTCCACATTATGTGAAAGTGGATTGGGATAAATGGGtggatgaggatgaagaagaaggaaGTG GTGAACCGGACTTGGGAGGAATGGATTTCTCG AAATTTGGTGGTGATGCTATGGATGATATTGATGAGAGTGATGATGAAG AGCAAGAAGTGTCAAAGCCTGTCGAAGTCGATGCTGCCGAGGCATCAACGGAGACAAAAGAGGCCGCTCCAAGCACATGA
- the LOC137814735 gene encoding uncharacterized protein OsI_027940 isoform X1: MSRHPEVKWAQRVDKVFVTVQLADSKNAKVDLTPEGVFTFSGSAGSEDHQYELKLELFEKVNVEESKINVGVRSIFCVVQKAEIGWWKRFLRAEGKTPHYVKVDWDKWVDEDEEEGSGEPDLGGMDFSKFGGMGADGMGGMDFSKFGGDAMDDIDESDDEEQEVSKPVEVDAAEASTETKEAAPST; encoded by the exons ATGAG TCGTCATCCCGAGGTTAAGTGGGCTCAGAGAGTTGACAAGGTCTTTGTCACGGTGCAATTGGCTGATTCAAAAAATGCGAAAGTGGATCTTACTCCTGAAGGCGTTTTTACCTTCTCTGGCAGTGCTGGCTCTGAAGACCACCAGTATGAACTAAAACTGGAGCTCTTTGAGAAGGTTAATGTAGAG GAGAGCAAAATTAATGTAGGAGTGCGAAGCATATTCTGTGTAGTGCAGAAGGCAGAAATTGGATGGTGGAAAAGGTTTCTGCGTGCAGAAGGCAAGACTCCACATTATGTGAAAGTGGATTGGGATAAATGGGtggatgaggatgaagaagaaggaaGTG GTGAACCGGACTTGGGAGGAATGGATTTCTCG AAATTTGGGGGAATGGGTGCTGATGGAATGGGAGGGATGGATTTCTCT AAATTTGGTGGTGATGCTATGGATGATATTGATGAGAGTGATGATGAAG AGCAAGAAGTGTCAAAGCCTGTCGAAGTCGATGCTGCCGAGGCATCAACGGAGACAAAAGAGGCCGCTCCAAGCACATGA